From the Phoenix dactylifera cultivar Barhee BC4 chromosome 10, palm_55x_up_171113_PBpolish2nd_filt_p, whole genome shotgun sequence genome, one window contains:
- the LOC103719960 gene encoding transmembrane 9 superfamily member 1-like: MPSDARSPPPLLPLLLFLLLLHLVAGAAASESDHKYKVDDPVTLWANKVGPYNNPQETYNYHSLPFCQPSENPAHKWGGLGEVLGGNELIDSQIEIKFQRNVDKVSICTLELDAARVKQFTDAIVNSYWFEFFIDDLPLWGFVGETDKNNENNHFLFTHKSIVIRYNNNQIIHVNLTQESPKLLEVGKTLDMTYSVKWLPTNVTFARRFDVYLDYPFFEHQIHWFSIFNSFMMVIFLTGLVSMILMRTLRNDYAKYAREDDDLETLERDVSEESGWKLVHGDVFRPPRNLVLLSALVGTGAQLAMLVLLVIVLAIIGMLYIGRGAIVTTFIVCYALTSFISGYVTGGIYSRNGGKNWIKSMILAASLFPFMCFGIGFLLNTIAIFYGSLAAIPFGTMVVVFILWAFISFPLALLGTVVGRNWSGSPNNPCRVKTIPRPIPEKKWYLTPSVVSLMGGLLPFGSIFIEMYFVFTSFWNYKVYYVYGFMLLVFLILIIVTVCVTIVGTYFLLNAENYHWQWTSFFSAASTAVYVYLYSIYYYNVKTKMSGFFQTSFYFGYTLMFCLGLGILCGAVGYLGSTFFVRRIYRNIKCD, from the exons ATGCCCTCCGACGCCCGATCTCCAcctcccctcctccccctcctcctttttctcctcctcctccacctcgtcgCCGGCGCTGCCGCCTCCGAGTCCGATCACAAG TACAAAGTTGATGACCCTGTCACACTCTGGGCAAACAAGGTTGGCCCCTATAATAATCCTCAGGAGACATACAATTATCACAGCCTTCCATTTTGCCAGCCATCTGAAAACCCTGCACACAAGTGGGGTGGGCTTGGGGAAGTTTTGGGTGGAAATGAACTGATAGACAGCCAAATAGAGATAAAGTTTCAAA GAAATGTTGACAAGGTCTCTATTTGTACACTTGAGCTTGATGCTGCAAGGGTGAAGCAATTCACGGATGCAATAGTTAACTCGTATTGGTTTGAATTCTTCATCG ATGATTTGCCTTTATGGG GCTTTGTCGGAGAGACTGACAAAAACAATGAAAATAATCATTTTCTTTTCACACACAAGAGTATTGTTATTAGATACAACAACAATCAG ATAATTCATGTCAATCTCACTCAGGAGAGTCCTAAACTCTTGGAAGTTGGGAAGACATTAGACATGACGTATTCAGTAAAATGGTTACCAACAAATGTGACATTTGCACGTCGTTTTGATGTTTACTTGGATTACCCTTTTTTTGAGCACCAG ATTCATTGGTTCTCCATTTTCAACTCTTTTATGATGGTTATTTTCCTCACTGGCCTGGTGTCCATGATATTGATGCGAACTCTCAGAAATGATTATGCAAAATATGCTCGTGAAGATGATGATCTGGAGACTCTG GAAAGAGATGTGAGTGAAGAATCTGGATGGAAGCTTGTTCATGGAGATGTCTTTCGGCCTCCTCGCAATTTGGTTCTTCTTTCTGCGCTTGTTGGTACTGGTGCCCAGCTGGCAATGCTTGTTCTTCTGGTGATTGTGTTGGCAATCATTGGAATGCTGTACATTGG GCGAGGAGCTATTGTCACAACTTTCATTGTGTGTTATGCTCTCACATCATTCATTTCGGGCTATGTTACTGGTGGGATTTACTCGCGGAATGGTG GTAAAAACTGGATAAAGTCAATGATCCTTGCAGCATCACTATTTCCATTTATGTGCTTTGGGATTGGCTTCCTACTGAACACGATTGCTATATTCTATGGATCACTAGCAGCTATACCATTTGGGACAATGGTGGTTGTGTTCATCCTCTGGGCTTTCATCTCCTTCCCTCTGGCACTTTTAGGTACTGTTGTGGGTAGGAACTGGAGTGGCTCCCCAAATAATCCATGCCGTGTGAAGACCATTCCTCGTCCTATTCCGGAGAAGAAATGGTATCTTACACCTTCCGTTGTCTCGCTCATGGGAGGCCTGCTTCCTTTTGGCAGCATTTTCATTGAGATGTATTTCGTCTTCACATCCTTCTGGAACTACAAG GTTTACTATGTTTATGGCTTTATGTTGCTAGTATTCCTGATCCTCATAATTGTCACAGTGTGCGTGACCATTGTGGGAACATATTTCTTGCTAAATGCTGAGAACTATCACTGGCAGTGgacttctttcttttctgcAGCTTCTACTGCTGTCTATGTGTACCTTTATTCTATATATTACTACAATGTGAAGACCAAGATGTCGGGCTTTTTTCAGACTAGCTTCTATTTTGGCTACACTCTAATGTTCTGTCTTGGTCTAGGAATACTTTGTG GTGCTGTGGGCTATCTGGGTTCCACGTTTTTCGTTAGAAGAATTTACAGAAACATCAAGTGTGATTAG
- the LOC103719959 gene encoding threonylcarbamoyladenosine tRNA methylthiotransferase-like, producing MEDIEDVVAAGAPPGLRLPLTAVGMKPKKKPRVRLVGDPLSNPQIPGTQTIYMKTFGCSHNQSDSEYMAGQLSAFGYATTDDPEEADLWLINTCTVKSPSQSAMTTLISKCKSAKKPLVVAGCVPQGSRDLKELEGVSVIGVQQIGRVVEVVEETLKGHEVRLLSRKTLPALDLPKVRKNRFIEILPINVGCLGACTYCKTKHARGHLGSYTVNSLVERVKMVVSEGVKEIWLSSEDTGAYGRDIGTNLPVLLNSIVAELPPDGSTMLRIGMTNPPFILEHLKEIANILCHPCVYSFLHVPVQSGSDSVLAAMNREYTVSEFRMVVDTLIELVPGMQIATDIICGFPGENDEDFAQTVGLIKEYQFPQVHISQFYPRPGTPAARMKKVPSTVVKKRSRELTNVFESFSPYKGMEGRVERIWITEIATDGIHLVGHTKGYIQVLVIASESMLGTSTDVKITSVGRWSIFGEVIETPSAQVKENTYQGNITLEAFPCPSSSDKDPEPCQCAVQNLGQKISGCGHDEAPVAIVINSSTTRNHIGRNFISSLQSMLLRKRRQQGSMRMNDVDANKFLENQETRRMSGKLATMDWILLSGMIVSFLTTIALLILLSSRMLSS from the exons ATGGAAGACATCGAAGACGTGGTGGCCGCCGGAGCTCCACCGGGGCTCCGCCTCCCGCTCACTGCAGTCGGCATGAAGCCCAAAAAGAAGCCCAGGGTTCGCCTCGTCGGCGACCCCCTCTCCAACCCTCAGATCCCGGGCACGCAG ACTATATATATGAAGACCTTCGGATGCTCTCATAACCAG AGTGACAGTGAATACATGGCTGGTCAGCTCTCAGCATTTGGATATGCAACGACTGATGATCCTGAGGAGGCAGACTTATGGCTAATAAATAC ATGCACAGTGAAGTCTCCTAGTCAATCTGCCATGACAACTCTCATATCAAAATGTAAAAGTGCAAAGAAGCCACTTGTGGTGGCAGGATGTGTACCTCAGGGAAGTAGAGATCTGAAGGAGCTTGAAGGGGTCAGTGTAATCGGGGTGCAGCAAATAGGTCGTGTTGTTGAAGTAGTAGAGGAGACACTGAAAGGGCATGAAGTCCGCCTATTAAGTCGGAAAACATTGCCTGCATTAGACCTTCCTAAG GTGAGGAAGAACAGATTTATTGAGATACTTCCAATTAATGTTGGTTGTCTAGGTGCTTGCACTTATTGCAAGACAAAGCATGCCCGTGGTCATCTAGGGAGCTATACAGTGAATAGCCTT GTAGAGCGCGTAAAGATGGTTGTATCTGAAGGAGTTAAAGAGATATGGTTGAGCAGTGAAGATACCGGTGCCTATG GGCGGGATATTGGAACAAATCTTCCAGTTTTACTGAATTCCATTGTTGCGGAACTTCCTCCTGATGGAAGCACCATGCTTCGCATTGGCATGACTAATCCTCCTTTTATACTGGAGCATTTGAAAGAGATAGCGAACATATTGTGCCACCCATGTGTGTACTCATTTCTGCATGTACCTGTGCAGTCTGGAAGCGACTCTGTCCTGGCT GCAATGAATCGTGAGTACACAGTGAGCGAGTTTAGAATGGTGGTGGACACTCTAATCGAACTTGTACCTGGGATGCAAATTGCAactgatattatatgtggattcCCTG GTGAAAATGATGAAGATTTCGCGCAAACTGTTGGTCTGATAAAGGAGTACCAATTCCCTCAAGTTCATATTTCTCAGTTTTATCCTAGACCAG GCACTCCTGCTGCAAGGATGAAGAAAGTTCCAAGCACTGTGGTGAAGAAGCGTAGTCGTGAATTGACTAATGTATTTGAATCTTTTTCCCCCTACAAAGGAATGGAAGGTCGAGTTGAGAGGATTTGGATTACTGAAATTGCTACTGATGGAATTCATTTG GTTGGCCATACTAAGGGATATATCCAAGTGCTTGTAATTGCTTCAGAGAGTATGCTAGGTACCTCAACAGATGTAAAGATTACATCTGTAGGAAGGTGGTCCATTTTTGGTGAAGTGATCGAGACTCCTTCAGCTCAAGTAAAAGAAAATACATACCAAGGGAACATTACCTTGGAAGCTTTTCCTTGTCCCAGTTCAAGTGACAAGGATCCAGAACCCTGCCAATGTGCAGTGCAGAATTTGGGGCAGAAGATCAGCGGTTGTGGTCACGATGAAGCTCCTGTTGCCATTGTTATAAATAGCTCGACTACAAGAAACCATATAGGGAGAAATTTTATAAGCTCACTTCAGTCTATGCTGCTGAGGAAGAGAAGGCAACAAGGATCGATGAGGATGAATGATGTGGATGCAAATAAATTCCTGGAAAACCAGGAGACAAGAAGAATGAGCGGTAAACTGGCTACCATGGATTGGATTTTGCTGAGTGGGATGATTGTCAGCTTTCTAACAACCATAGCTCTGCTTATTTTGCTTTCATCTAGGATGTTGTCATCCTGA